From a region of the Phragmites australis chromosome 21, lpPhrAust1.1, whole genome shotgun sequence genome:
- the LOC133903160 gene encoding probable prolyl 4-hydroxylase 7 gives MTTDLKPVKGDALLFFSLHPDATTESDSLHGSCPVIEGQKWSATKWIHVRSFDLPVKQVGSSDGCEDENVLCPQWAAVGECAKNPNYMVGTNEAPGFCRKSCNVCAQ, from the exons ATGACAACTGATC TTAAACCGGTAAAGGGCGACGCCCTGCTGTTCTTCAGTCTCCACCCTGATGCAACAACAGAGTCTGACAGCTTGCATGGGAGCTGCCCTGTCATCGAAGGCCAGAAGTGGTCTGCAACTAAATGGATCCATGTGAGGTCGTTTGACCTCCCTGTCAAGCAGGTGGGTTCCTCTGACGGATGCGAGGACGAGAACGTCCTCTGTCCCCAGTGGGCGGCGGTGGGGGAGTGCGCCAAGAACCCTAACTACATGGTCGGGACCAACGAAGCACCTGGCTTCTGCCGGAAGAGCTGCAACGTATGTGCGCAGTAA